A single region of the Podospora pseudopauciseta strain CBS 411.78 chromosome 1, whole genome shotgun sequence genome encodes:
- a CDS encoding hypothetical protein (EggNog:ENOG503NZ1F; COG:S) has protein sequence MFALKLSTIAVWVVSASVVASQPRWSSAYVNVTLCQWREPRVAVIRDRLFLDGGNRWWRPGLSNGEYGIPGQDDNPLGITYTLNFSKPFDTKDNITALFVPIYALGGAAVNNIAPNFASGGLLYNDYQYFGYGGMTFRSAAYPEPLGTAVRGYRAFTSQVPDFIPGPVEDNLDGSVTRFVAYGGAASAPSENLAWYFSGLRSPTGGLIYDVERGGTNETTLPSQVSDTLITLSLEKEQRPDWTNKTLPKDIPGRAGAELVWVPVGTKGILVALGGVVDPSFIKINGRSSDPDNNKEKSREFMSTIDIYDVAGDRWYRQKTSDGPEALSRGCAVVAPAQDGTSFNIYYYGGYAALEQKSGYSDAVWVLSLPSFTWTKLTEGTGPGRAAHKCIKPYPDQMMVIGGHPPLDATNTVPCLQEPIRIYNLSSGAWVNRYDPAIWSNYTVPQGIRDTIGGSPTGDAELTKPNPSFVSTALASVFATKYDNTKINAYYPYAREAQVNNTNPIVPPVTSEEAQGGGTPSWLGPVVGVVVGLVVLTLIGVGVFLWRRRKYLGPDAETKSEARTENTRTRVMNWIPRPGPGPGPASPPQEPEDVKPHFAAGATEYYGGSVTDVDSVGAPTPFSISEMMNTEIRRPVELPDNSGPAELYNNPASPSVNTPYTSYDESPAVGRGSVNKGSSYPKNTHQVDHASNISSLGSTPPPPPQQPATIPEHYGTSFYRPDSDALGNPPVTTPTSGHPTNGTSSTLRNQVLSGISNLSDRDRSHLRQISDTTVSSITSGHQPGAGQHGQILSHSGFPERLVESPGVVSPPTAGPMGESPDYLSARPLPGQAQQWQAQQAQAANSPLRKSVFTESKEDMTDPNGGSGPSRI, from the exons ATGTTTGCGTTGAAACTTTCAACAATCGCTGTGTGGGTGGTGTCTGCGTCAGTTGTCGCCAGTCAGCCAAGGTGGTCTTCTGCCTACGTCAACGTAACTCTCTGCCAGTGGAGGGAACCTCGAG TTGCGGTCATACGAGACAGGCTGTTTCTGGATGGAGGCAATCGTTGGTGGCGTCCAGGGCTCTCGAATGGGGAATATGGGATTCCTGGACAGGATG ACAACCCACTAGGGATTACATACACGTTGAACTTCAGCAAGCCTTTCGACACCAAAGACAATATTACAGCGCTGTTCGTACCAATCTACGCCTTGGGGGGTGCGGCCGTGAACAATATCGCGCCGAATTTTGCCAGCGGAGGGCTCCTGTACAACGATTACCAGTACTTTGGTTATGGCGGTATGACTTTCAGGTCAGCTGCGTATCCGGAGCCGTTGGGTACAGCTGTGCGCGGATACCGGGCCTTTACTTCACAGGTGCCTGATTTTATCCCTGGACCCGTGGAAGATAACCTCGATGGCAGCGTTACACGATTTGTTGCGTATGGCGGAGCGGCTAGCGCCCCCTCTGAGAACCTCGCCTGGTACTTTTCTGGGCTGCGCTCGCCGACCGGCGGACTCATCTACGATGTCGAAAGGGGCGGGACGAACGAGACCACTCTGCCCTCCCAAGTGTCTGACACATTGATCACCCTGAGCTTGGAGAAAGAGCAAAGACCAGATTGGACGAACAAGACACTTCCCAAGGATATCCCGGGACGCGCCGGCGCGGAATTGGTATGGGTTCCTGTTGGCACCAAAGGTATTCTGGTCGCACTGGGGGGCGTTGTAGACCCGTCTTTCATCAAAATAAACGGTAGATCGAGCGACCCGGACAACAAT aaagagaaaagccgGGAGTTCATGTCAACTATCGATATCTACGATGTGGCAGGGGACAGATGGTATCGACAAAAGACGAGCGATGGCCCAGAAGCCCTCAGCAGAGGGTGTGCTGTAGTCGCCCCCGCTCAGGATGGTACAAGCTTCAACATCTACTATTATGGCGGTTACGCTGCGCTCGAGCAGAAGTCAGGTTACTCAGATGCCGTCTGGGTATTGTCGCTTCCCTCCTTCACGTGGACTAAACTCACAGAAGGCACCGGTCCTGGGCGCGCCGCACACAAGTGTATAAAACCATACCCTGATCAGATGATGGTGATTGGAGGCCACCCCCCGCTGGACGCCACCAATACTGTTCCGTGCCTTCAGGAGCCGATCCGGATCTACAATTTGTCTTCCGGGGCGTGGGTAAACCGCTACGATCCAGCGATCTGGAGCAATTATACCGTCCCTCAGGGTATCCGCGACACGATTGGGGGTTCCCCCACAGGCGACGCCGAGTTGACGAAGCCGAACCCCTCCTTTGTGAGCACCGCACTTGCCAGTGTGTTCGCTACGAAAtacgacaacaccaagatcAATGCCTACTACCCGTATGCGCGTGAAGCCCaggtcaacaacaccaatcCGATTGTTCCCCCGGTAACCTCCGAAGAAGCGCAAGGTGGTGGAACCCCATCCTGGCTTGGTCCTGTGGTGGGAGTTGTTGTAGGGCTTGTCGTCCTCACGCTGATTGGTGTCGGAGTGTTCTTGTGGCGACGCCGAAAATACCTGGGTCCAGATGCCGAGACCAAGAGTGAGGCTAGAACTGAGAATACCAGAACGCGGGTGATGAATTGGATTCCTCGTCCAGGTCCAGGCCCAGGTCCTGCATCACCACCTCAAGAACCGGAGGATGTCAAGCCGCATTTCGCAGCTGGTGCAACTGAGTATTACGGCGGTAGCGTCACGGATGTGGATAGCGTTGGGGCCCCGACGCCGTTCTCTATCTCTGAGATGATGAACACCGAAATCCGACGTCCGGTAGAGCTTCCGGATAACTCTGGCCCCGCTGAACTCTATAACAATCCGGCATCGCCGAGCGTGAACACCCCCTACACTTCCTACGATGAAAGCCCCGCGGTTGGCCGTGGCTCGGTCAATAAAGGCTCTTCATACCCAAAAAACACTCACCAAGTCGACCACGCAAGCAACATCTCATCTCTTGGctccactccccctcctcctccacagcaacCGGCTACAATTCCAGAACATTATGGCACCTCCTTCTACCGCCCAGACTCGGACGCACTCGGGAACCCACCAGTCACCACGCCCACATCCGGTCACCCAACCAACGGAACCAGCAGTACCCTCCGCAACCAAGTTCTGTCGGGCATTTCCAACCTGAGTGATCGTGACCGGTCCCATCTTCGGCAGATTAGCGACACGACAGTCAGCTCGATCACGTCCGGTCATCAACCAGGTGCAGGACAGCACGGGCAGATTCTCAGCCACTCTGGATTCCCAgagaggttggtggagagcCCAGGGGTGGTGTCGCCTCCTACTGCCGGGCCTATGGGTGAGAGCCCAGATTACCTCAGTGCGAGGCCACTGCCAGGACAGGCGCAGCAATGGCAAGCACAGCAAGCGCAAGCGGCGAACAGCCCGCTCAGGAAGAGTGTATTCACGGAGAGCAAGGAGGACATGACGGATCCGAATGGCGGTTCTGGCCCAAGTAGGATATAA